The Glycine soja cultivar W05 chromosome 15, ASM419377v2, whole genome shotgun sequence region AGAGGTGAGCTCGCGCGGATCATCGGTGAAGAATCGACTCTCTCTGATGTTCTTGAAGAAGTAGCCTTCGCTGGCGTATTTGCCGGTGAGTTTCCTCGGCGTGTGGAAATAGGTTTCAGGATCTCCGTCGGGATACACGAAGACCTTGAACTCCTCCTCCATCTTCTCGTAGTCGAAGCGGAAAGCCTCCTCCGGAGAGTGGAAGACGCCGGAGGAGAACGGCAACGTGCGACGATGCGCATCGGAATCGGAGTAGGACTTGGATGAAACGAAAGTAAAAGTGTGAGATTGAATTTGGAATTGGaagtagagaaaagaagagtgAGGAACAGGAAGCTTACGGGGAGATCGGAGTGTTGTTTCGTGTAGATGATGAAGAGCACGAGGACGTAACCGGCAATGCACACTCTGGTGTCGGAGAGGACTGCGACTGCGTAGCGGCAAGAGCTGCGAGCCCGATTCCGAACCGCCCAAAATGAATTTTCTCGGGAAACTGGCATTTCGGCGGGAAAATTCAAACTAAGTCGTTGTAAGGGTCTTCTTCCTTCCTTTTGGAAACAATAAGTAATAAATGGAACAAGTGAGGTGAAGAACAAAACTACTAATCTTTAGTATTCaagagtttttattttgaaaattattcttatgaaactaattttctaaagagaaaaaaaaaagggtgcaaagagAATTATCCACTACCAAATGAAGGGAGGTTCAGTACTCAGCGTATGCTTCCATTCTTTTTGCATATATGAAAGTGAAGGAAGGTTAAGTGGGCTCAAATAATTGTACAGCACAAACCACATCATGGCTCAACTAGATGAGCCCAATCACAGTTTAAGATGAAATGATTGACCAGGTTTGTTGCGGGACTCCACTTCCCAAGCTCCATATATAATATacctactattattattattattattatttacaaatttttaaaataataacattattaGCTTCATgctttcttttatataaaaaggacAATGGTAGTAACAATCATGAATACGAATCCCTCACAAATATCACATAAAAAACATTAGGAATGAAAACATATAATTTACTATAAACATCTTTGGCACATTAATTATGTCAATACTATCAAAGCCGTATCTTTAGATCATTGTAGTTAAAATATTATACTCtcaacttatatataaataaaaaaaaattaactttacaGATAGCtcacatcatttaattttattagtctcaagtaaaaaaaataaaattatttctaaaatatttttcattacaaCTTGTTATCATGAATGAAAAtagtcattaaaaataaaattaaaattaagtgaaGGGTATTTTAGGAATTATAgcattaaatagaaaaaaataattaaatttgcttatatttaagtctaacatataaaattacttttttgcttatatatgaGTCTTggggaatatattttttagttgataCATTATATTTACTCATTATTATGTGTTAATTGATTAACGAGTGAATCAAAACACACAAGTAGTAAATACATCATAAGATTAAGTGTCGTATCTACGGGAACTTCATTTGTACAAAATAACTTTTTGTAACCAAATTATAAGCAATagaaataaatgattaattgCTTTTGAAACTAAagtgtaaaaattaaaaggtgCAATAAAATCAACTAACATTAAATAATAAGTCAAATAAGGGCACAACTACAAAAGCAAGAAAACACAAACACTTTGAAGGCAATATAGAGGGAGGGGCATAAATTGTGAAGTTGTTGGTTGCTTGGCCTTACTAAACCACTcttgatataatattaataatttttcactaCTCAATGCTCTTTTAAGTGTTACCCAAATCCACAAAAATATCATAATCAAGATTCCTCTAGTAGAATGGCCTAAATCACTTAGGTTAACTCTTAATCCCTTAACAAGTTAAATCAAGTGACTTAGATcaaaataaggattaaaaaatagctaataaatatttatattcctAGACATGAGTTCATTAGAAGCTACTTTCAGTTCTTAGTAATGATAACATTTTTCAATGACTCTCACACTGTATAAACATGTgtatgggtgatcaaaccataaCAATACAATAATAAAAGGAAGTAAACAATAACATCGAAAATGACATTGAAtcgatattaaatataattacattagaGTGTTTAGTGTACCAAGCCCCCAACAACAGATGATTTGACCTCTCATTATTAGGAGAGACTTAACAAAATGGAGAAATACAAGagtgaaaggagagaaaatgatgaaaaacaAGGAAGAAACCTAAAGTGTTGTATGTTTTGACTCCTCACTCTGCCCTAAGTTGATTCTTCCTGAACCCAAGGGAATGTCCCTTTTATAATGCCCCAAGgcccttttctttttaatttagagGATGCAATACTCGTCGTTGCCCGAGTTCTTTGTAAATTCCAAAAGTCACTTCTCGTTGGGTGAATTTTAAAGATGATTTGAACCCTCTTCCTCCATTCATGAGCTGCCATGTGCCCTCTTCATAACGACCTTTCTCATTTGGGTGAGCATAACTTGCTGAGAGCAAGTCTTCTTTATTGTGATAGCTTCCTCTTCGTGTCTAGGTGTTCCCAAAACCTTGAAAAAAGACACAAAACTAGAGGAAAAAGCTAAAAGTTTTATTTACAAGCCTACAATTCTATAAGACACtaaattctaattaattgaGGCTaaactaagcaaaaattaagaaaaaattataattagtgtTAAACGTAATTCAAATGTAATTATGCTCAACAATTATCACTATGTCATTTTTAGTTGTCGCATTAAGGTTGAATTGTTCGAATAATACTTAAGTTCGATCTTTTTCTTATGATAGATGAGACAGTTAAGATAAAAACATAGTACAGTACTTTAGTTACTACAACTATAAATTAGATGAATTAagatcaaataatttaattatagataaaagaaaattaaaggacCCAATTagtgtaattatttaaaaaaaaaacttgattaaaaCACAAGTATTTgttagaatatataattttttcaaaatacaaGTATAACAATAGATATTACATTTACAGTTaagttttaacaattttttataaatgattatatatatttctacataattaaaataaataaaaaaattaacttcaaaaaataattttgcctTTCTTGTATTAACTTTTCTTTggtttcaaatttgaaattttttgtcatCCCAAACACAAGTACAAACTTAGGAGGGCAAAATAGGGTTTATGCTGTGTTATGTAATTTGTGTGACAGTGAGTTACTCCTTCCCCAATTCCCACTCCTTTCCTCATTTTCTTTGTTCCCGTTggcatatatattaatctagcAATTTTGGAACGGAGAAAGAAGCAAACGAGCGAGCTTAAAGGCCCACACGTCACACGTCACACACCCAAGTCGCATCTCCTAACtcgttaattttcatttcaacttTTCCAAACGCCAACGCCATACAAATTGAAATTAGAATAGACGGTGAGAAAGCCAGGCACACACAACACAGGAACGGGTGAGTGAGCGAGTCCCCACTCCACacaccaatcaatcaaccatttatttcaaaacaaaacccTAGCTAGGGTTCGATCCATCGATCATGGCGGACGAGGTCCCTTCTCCTTCAGCAGCATCTACTGCTACTGCTCCTCTTGGTTCGAGTGTGATCTCCCTGGTGAACCGCCTTCAGGACATCTTCGCCCGCGTCGGAAGCCAATCCACCATCGACCTCCCCCAAGTCGCCGTCGTCGGCAGCCAGAGCAGCGGCAAGTCCAGCGTCCTCGAAGCCCTCGTCGGCCGAGACTTCCTCCCACGCGGCAACGACATCTGCACACGCCGCCCCCTCGTTCTCCAGCTCGTCCAGACCAAGCGCAAGCCCGACAACGACGAGTACGGCGAGTTCCTCCACCTCCCTGGCCGGAAATTCCACGATTTCTCCGAGATTCGCAGGGAAATTCAGGTTCATCACTTCACCTCTTTCCGCTTCCCTACTCACTCAACTTCTTACGTTTAGCTTTTACACGTCACTCTATTATGTGCTTGTTTGGTTTGCTTTTACTGTGTATTTTGATTGATTAGCCCGTTCAGCACtgctttgaatttgttttttttaaaaaaaaaaatgctttgaatgtgaATTAGTTGAATGAACTTCGAGACATATTGTTTTCTGATTTCGACACTCTAGCTTTGACTGTAAAATCAACGTTATTATCATATTAACAGTTAATACTGTCTTGTTTGAGGGTCCATTATCCATTGGaacttattttcatgttttaagaCTAAAAAACGGTTGAATTTGAGATTTCCATTATTTGCAATTGCATGTGTAGAATGTAATGTAATACTCTTGATGCCGATTTGTATACGGTCTACTTGTttaatcccccccccccccccccccctcgtATCTCTCTGTTGACTAGTATATCTTCACTCACTTTTTCTGCAGGCTGAAACTGATAGGGAAGCAGGTGGGAACAAAGGTGTCTCAGACAAGCAGATTCGACTGAAGATTTTTTCACCAAATGTTCTTGATATCACCTTGGTAGATCTCCCAGGCATTACGAAGGTTCCTGTTGGTGACCAGCCTTCTGATATTGAAGCTCGGATCAGAACAATGATCATGTCATATATCAAAACTCCCACCTGTCTCATTCTAGCTGTCACACCAGCAAATTCAGATTTGGCTAATTCGGATGCTCTTCAGATGGCAGGGATTGCTGATCCTGATGGTgagtttttgttttcatgtgtCTGAAACTTAAATCTTTTCACACCTCTCTAATTGGTTTTTAAAGTTTCTCTCTGTTGCAGGTAATAGAACAATCGGTGTAATCACAAAGGTTCGGTATATTCTTCTAACATTTTAACTGACACATTTATGAATTTTGTTAAGCTGTTGCCATGTTCTGACAATGTTAGGCTCTTGTTATTTGGAATGTAGTTGGATATAATGGACAGAGGTACTGATGCTCGGAATCTGTTACTAGGAAAAGTTATTCCTCTTCGACTTGGTTATGTAGGTGTTGTAAATCGCAGTCAGGAGGTAATCATGCTTCACACTGTTcataagggtttttttttttttcaaatacaaataaatataaacatgtAATTTGCTTGATTGGCATGAAGgttaatatgtatttttatttatttattgtttcatCATATTAGGATATTCAAATTAACCGGAGTATAAAGGATGCTCTTGTTGCTGAAGAGAATTTTTTCCGTAATCGTCCTGTAAGGAAGTTCTTATGTGTAGTTAATAGTCTAGTTTTTTTGCTTATATGtacttatttttatctatttatgttATTCATAGGTATACAATGGTCTAGCAGATAGTTGTGGTGTTCCTCAACTAGCAAAGAAGTTGAACCAGGTAGAGTCTTCTTGATGCTGAAAACACAAATAGTCTTCTGTAAGAAAGATTACAGTCTGTAATGCCAGCCTTATTTAGGGCTTTCAGTCTCCCTTACTCATGCAGAGTAAAAGTCCACTTCTGTCTTCacactttttccttcttttctttacaCTATATATCTAAGTTTATCCTTTCTACAGAGGCAGTCAAAATCATTGAATTATATCCTTTAACTATAGGAGGGAGGTTGCGAAGAAATGTACTTAATTATTTCACTTTCAATGTTTGTGGTGGCtttgaaatttttctttaaataatttgtatcatCCTTTGTAAAGGGAGGGGAGGAAGGAGATTGAAAGAAtgaaccttcttttcttttttgtcctgTGAAAGAATGAACTTTATTTGTTGCTTGGGTCTGTTAGGGATAAATGAGTTTGAAGAGTCTATGAATATAGCCAAATTATAACTTCGCTCATAGTAAAGGCATATCATGTTAACAATGGAGAGGGAAAATTGTTAAATAGTTTTTGTATAGAACCAAATTCTTCCAAATCCTGTGAAAGATTAAACCATTATGAATTCATACCAAGATCGAGGTTTCTGGACTAATGCATGCCAATATGGCATGCACATTTGCCTGTTCACATTTTTGCAGATTCTAGCACAACATATAAAGGCTGTGCTACCTGGGCTGAGAGCACGCATAAGCACTTCACTGGTTGCTGTTGCGAAGGAGCATGCAAGCTATGGAGAAATCACTGAGTCCAAGGCATGTGTTAATACCGGGATGCGTCTTGGGTGTCCCTATGACTTGCTAAAtacttaaatagttaaatatacTTCATAACTATTCtccttattttgttaaaaaagcaGCATTTTTCTACTTTGGCTGGCAATGTGCcctatatgttatttatagttgttcATCTCTGACAGGCTGGTCAGGGTGCACTTCTCCTGAATATTCTTTCAAAATATTGTGAAGGTACCTAACTATCCAACCAACCagtttcttatcttttattcaTCATGAActtgtcttttcttttccttttgtattttttgacTGGTATTCCACATATTGTTACCTTTTCCGATTAAATgctatcttgattttctttttttttggaaaacagcGTTCTCCTCCATGCTTGAGGGAAAGAATGAGATGTCTACATCCGAGCTATCTGGTGGAGCACGAATCCATTACATTTTTCAATCCATCTTTGTCAAAAGTTTAGAGGTATATGATGCTGTATTTATGTTtgataatgttaaaaatatgcCTGCCCTCACACTACACTTGAATTGAAGATGAAAAATGAGCAGGCTATAATGAATCCATTTGTCTTGTCAATTTCATTGCATTTCTTTGATGGATATGTGATTACCCAATGGTTTATATGGTGTTGAGTTTTAAGCAATTGGCAAAATGTGCTAATTCCTTGCCTTATTGTTTAACTTAATG contains the following coding sequences:
- the LOC114387844 gene encoding uncharacterized protein LOC114387844; translation: MPVSRENSFWAVRNRARSSCRYAVAVLSDTRVCIAGYVLVLFIIYTKQHSDLPSYSDSDAHRRTLPFSSGVFHSPEEAFRFDYEKMEEEFKVFVYPDGDPETYFHTPRKLTGKYASEGYFFKNIRESRFFTDDPRELTSSSFLFLATKCEAEYVLLFEITHCFNLI